The following proteins are co-located in the Aquarana catesbeiana isolate 2022-GZ linkage group LG02, ASM4218655v1, whole genome shotgun sequence genome:
- the LOC141126422 gene encoding olfactory receptor 6B1-like codes for MANVSDQVLFVLVGFPSLQERFYALVGTIFFLAYVMSLCANSTVVLLIILREHLHQPMYLIILNLAISDIIYDTATLPKIISKYWSGDGIISFVGCFIQMPIVHTLNCLDSFTIMLMALDRYVAICMSLRYHSIMTNQVAVILCSIGWLVCGFVGLYVASWALPLPYCGPNKVRNIYCSLSKVAFTACVDSTIVRTNSFYAGVVMHMTPLSFIVLSYIVIIATVCLTMSSGNWLKMFNTCVTHWFIITVFFIPRIVEYGYNQYQLVPNADVNVLIICLYSYVPHVFNPIIFCLRNNEIKKTLGQIFKQMTI; via the coding sequence ATGGCCAACGTGTCAGACCAAGTGCTGTTTGTTCTGGTTGGTTTCCCTAGTCTTCAGGAAAGGTTCTATGCCTTGGTTGGCACCATTTTCTTCCTGGCCTATGTCATGTCATTGTGCGCTAACTCCACTGTGGTATTGTTAATCATCTTGAGAGAACACCTTCATCAACCAATGTACCTAATCATCCTCAACCTGGCCATTTCTGACATTATCTACGACACGGCTACTCTACCGAAAATCATCTCCAAGTATTGGTCAGGAGATGGGATCATATCTTTTGTTGGATGCTTCATTCAAATGCCAATAGTCCATACCCTGAACTGCCTCGATTCCTTCACCATTATGTTGATGGCCCTGGACCGGTACGTTGCTATCTGCATGTCCCTTCGATATCACTCCATCATGACCAATCAGGTGGCAGTCATATTGTGCTCCATCGGTTGGCTTGTTTGTGGATTTGTTGGCCTCTATGTTGCAAGTTGGGCTCTTCCACTTCCTTATTGTGGTCCAAACAAAGTCAGGAATATCTACTGCTCCCTCTCCAAGGTGGCTTTTACTGCCTGTGTAGATTCCACCATTGTTCGCACCAATAGTTTTTATGCTGGAGTTGTTATGCACATGACTCCACTATCGTTCATCGTTTTGTCTTATATCGTTATCATAGCCACGGTCTGCTTGACCATGAGCTCGGGGAACTGGCTGAAGATGTTTAATACGTGTGTTACACACTGGTTCATCATCACCGTCTTCTTCATCCCGCGAATAGTGGAGTATGGCTACAATCAATATCAGTTGGTTCCCAACGCTGATGTCAACGTTCTCATCATTTGCCTGTATTCCTATGTGCCACACGTCTTTAACCCCATTATATTTTGCCTGAGGAACAATGAGATCAAAAAGACTTTAGGACAAATTTTCAAACAGATGACAATTTAA